In a genomic window of Rhinoderma darwinii isolate aRhiDar2 chromosome 10, aRhiDar2.hap1, whole genome shotgun sequence:
- the LOC142662643 gene encoding uncharacterized protein LOC142662643, protein MSMSDVFIRMSNWPGMEGFGVLGGHSSSSCSIIFIIDDQSQEVFVRRTCLEPRECNVSESFTTPLLRTSYASTCCETDNCTPARPFLPPENNSKNGVLCPSCFSPTKNKCVAKYSLMCTGEEKYCINYERNSPYELYYIHAMGCASKNVCRGNGILNVLKYLGSLDVMLCYNSSTKEQLPAGNFIWCHFCHDYNVDNCLDQAHMCMPEEDVCVFERTRSIFDQRDEVEITKRCGKSNECSRAGSIRSSTKTILMNTTCCDHNVCQMPLPTLPSVNFDENGLTCPSCFVPNSDRCLGRSSLKCGGNEQRCIHYMRTEVHEVSTVTESLHGCTTNEICRAGSGTSYAKGHYYKSVKTNVMCNRAVGWRAPLCTILLSISVTFIVLTLVISL, encoded by the exons ATGTCGATGAGTGATGTTTTCATCAGAATGAGCAACTGGCCAGGGATGGAGGGGTTTGGGGTGTTGGGTGGCCATTCAAGTTCCTCCTGTTCTATTATTTTTATCATAGATGATCAATCACAGGAAGTATTCGTCAGAAGAACCTGCCTCGAACCGAGAGAATGTAATGTCAGCGAGAGCTTCACAACACCATTGCTAAGAACATCATATGCTTCTACCTGCTGTGAGACAGACAATTGCACACCGGCTCGTCCATTCT TGCCACCCGAAAACAACTCTAAAAATGGAGTATTGTGCCCATCCTGCTTTTCGCCCACCAAGAATAAGTGTGTAGCGAAGTACTCTTTGATGTGTACTGGAGAAGAGAAGTACTGCATAAATTATGAAAGGAACAGCCCGTATG AATTATATTATATCCATGCAATGGGCTGTGCCTCTAAAAATGTTTGCAGAGGAAATGGAATTTTGAATGTTTTAAAGTACCTAGGATCATTGGATGTAATGCTATGCTATAATTCAAGTACCAAAGAGCAATTACCGgcag GAAATTTTATTTGGTGCCACTTCTGTCATGATTACAACGTCGACAACTGCTTGGACCAGGCACATATGTGCATGCCCGAGGAGGACGTATGTGTGTTTGAAAGAACAAGGAGTATATTCG ATCAAAGAGATGAAGTAGAAATTACTAAACGATGTGGTAAATCCAATGAATGTAGTAGAGCTGGCAGCATAAGAAGCTCAACCAAGACTATATTGATGAACACCACCTGTTGTGACCATAATGTATGCCAGATGCCATTACCTACCT TACCCTCAGTCAACTTTGATGAAAATGGACTTACCTGCCCGAGTTGCTTTGTCCCTAACTCAGACCGTTGTCTAGGACGCAGTAGCTTGAAATGTGGCGGCAATGAACAGCGGTGTATTCACTACATGAGAACCGAGGTGCACG AAGTTTCCACTGTCACGGAGAGCTTACATGGCTGCACCACCAATGAGATCTGCAGAGCTGGATCCGGCACATCCTACGCAAAAGGACATTATTACAAAAGCGTAAAGACTAATGTTATGTGCAACCGGGCGGTGGGATGGAGGGCCCCTCTCTGCACTATCCTGCTCTCTATATCTGTCACATTCATTGTCCTGACACTTGTCATTTCTCTATAA